In the genome of Mucilaginibacter sp. 14171R-50, the window AAACATTTACGATACTAAGGATAAAAAAGATACGCTATATACCGAGAATGGCTTATACAATACTATTATCGAGCAGGCTTTCTTTGGTAAAAAGAACTTATACAAACAGGGTACTAAAACCCTGACCGGCGATAGTTTATTTTATGATAAGATAAATGGTTATGGTCGCGCGGTTAAACGCGTTACCTTTCACGACCGCGAACAAAATATAACCCTTAAGGGCGACCTGGCTACCTACTATAAAAAGGGCGAACGCACCGTTGTAACCAAGGACCCGTACGTAATTATTGTTACCGAAGAAAAGGACACCACCAAAACGGATACGGTGACTTTAGAGTCCGGAACTAAAGCCAACCCCGCAGTTAAAACTGCACCCGGTGTAAAAAAAGCAAATGCGTTTGCTATTAAACCGCCCCCGGGCACAGCGCAGGTAAAAGGGTTACAAAAACCTGTTGCTACCGATGTAGATACATTAACTGTTAAAGTTCAAAACACATTAAAAAATAACCGGGCCGGCGTAGCTGCTTTAGTAAAAAAGGCTGATGCAATGGCCGTTAAATCGCGCCCGGGCATTTCTAAAACAGGGATGGTACCGTTGCAGGTAATAGCTGATAGCGCAGTTAAGGTGCCCCAAACGGGCGTTAAGCCGGTAAAGGGCGGTACTCCCGCTAAAGGTGCGGGGCTGGCTGCTTTCCCGATAACGGATACGGCCAAAGCGACGCCTGAGAAAAAGGTAAAACGTGATTCTATTTATATATCTGCAGATACACTGGAAACCCAGATACTTACCTATAAAGATCTGAAGATTATGCAGGAGCAACAGCGATTGCTCAACGTGCGCGACACCAGTGTTAAAACTAAAAAGCTTACTCCTGAGCAGCAAAAAAAGGCCGACAAATTTTTAACCTTGAATGCGCCTAAATGGAAAAACGACACGCTGCACCTACATGCCGATTTTTTCGGGAAGCCGAAACCCGAAGCAACTGCCCCGGCTAAAGGGAATGCGAAAGGACAAGGCGGCGCAGTTGCCGCGCCAGGCCAAACTGCATCAAAGGGTGGCGATGCAAACGCCGTAGAGAACGATCCAATATTTTTTACGCCGCCGGTTACCCTGAGCGATACGGCCAGGGTGAGGATAATTAAAGCCTATCATGGCGCTAAGCTGTTCAAATCAGACCTTCAGGCCAAGGCCGACTCGATGTTTTACAGTTACAGCGACTCTACCCTTCATTGTTTTATAAACCCGCTGATATGGACCCAGGGCTCGCAGCTATCTGGCGATACCATCACCATGCAGATGAAAAATAAAAAGCTGGATAACCTTAATTTATTCCCTTCATCGTTTGTGGTA includes:
- a CDS encoding OstA-like protein, translated to MIKYILSTLLVIITLTVSAQKKSVVHLIQSKSSEVIKLNGRNVIKVYQGVFQQDYSIMRSDSAYFYAEDNAFDAFSNVHITQGDTLNIYADKLNYNGNTKVAVLTDNVRLIDKDAILTTNYLTYNTATRIGTYTGGGKLINKDNTLTSKNGYYFAFSRDSYFRYNVVLITPDALIKTDTLRYNTGSRIAYFYGPTNIYDTKDKKDTLYTENGLYNTIIEQAFFGKKNLYKQGTKTLTGDSLFYDKINGYGRAVKRVTFHDREQNITLKGDLATYYKKGERTVVTKDPYVIIVTEEKDTTKTDTVTLESGTKANPAVKTAPGVKKANAFAIKPPPGTAQVKGLQKPVATDVDTLTVKVQNTLKNNRAGVAALVKKADAMAVKSRPGISKTGMVPLQVIADSAVKVPQTGVKPVKGGTPAKGAGLAAFPITDTAKATPEKKVKRDSIYISADTLETQILTYKDLKIMQEQQRLLNVRDTSVKTKKLTPEQQKKADKFLTLNAPKWKNDTLHLHADFFGKPKPEATAPAKGNAKGQGGAVAAPGQTASKGGDANAVENDPIFFTPPVTLSDTARVRIIKAYHGAKLFKSDLQAKADSMFYSYSDSTLHCFINPLIWTQGSQLSGDTITMQMKNKKLDNLNLFPSSFVVNIEKGDSTNFNQVGGKRMKGFFKSDKLDRMYVAGNAESIYFSRDSLKKVDGMQRSLSSRMRVYFKNGTASQIVFLTKPEHRYGPLAKFSEDDKILKGFIWKPKERPVSKESIIPSYNRKKAREQAAADKKLANKSKDAVQNDKARKDSLQHNLPRTDSTKVGRDSTGTATQGVTGPPVVKARQDSSGIKQPPATTAPVIRTKQDSLKKAKPVPATQSKSDAVKVTTPKVLQQRTY